The Campylobacter concisus genome has a window encoding:
- the aqpZ gene encoding aquaporin Z, translating to MKRYLAEFFGTFWLVFGGCGSAIFAAAFPELGIGFVGVAFAFGLTVLTMAYAVGHISGGHFNPAVSVGLLVGGRFDKKDFVPYVIAQVIGAIAAAAVLYLIASGKAGFDATASGFASNGYGEHSPNGYNLVSALVAEIVLTAFFLIIILGATDERAPKGFAPIAIGLGLTLIHLISIPITNTSVNPARSTGVAIFQGTWALEQLWLFWVAPIVGAIIGAIIYRILGCTCGCKSAK from the coding sequence ATGAAGAGATATTTAGCTGAGTTTTTTGGCACATTTTGGTTAGTTTTTGGAGGTTGCGGTAGCGCGATATTTGCAGCAGCTTTTCCAGAGCTTGGTATCGGATTTGTAGGTGTTGCGTTTGCTTTTGGTCTTACAGTTCTTACGATGGCTTACGCAGTTGGTCACATCAGTGGCGGACACTTCAACCCTGCTGTCTCAGTTGGCCTATTAGTAGGCGGAAGATTTGATAAAAAAGACTTCGTGCCTTACGTCATCGCACAAGTTATCGGAGCGATCGCAGCTGCTGCTGTGCTATATCTTATCGCTTCAGGCAAGGCTGGATTTGACGCTACTGCAAGCGGTTTTGCTAGCAACGGATACGGCGAGCACTCACCAAATGGCTACAATCTAGTCTCAGCACTTGTTGCAGAGATAGTTCTAACTGCGTTTTTCCTTATCATTATCCTAGGTGCTACTGATGAGCGTGCACCAAAGGGCTTTGCACCGATCGCTATTGGCCTTGGTTTGACACTTATCCACCTTATCTCGATACCTATCACAAACACATCGGTTAATCCAGCTCGCTCAACTGGCGTTGCGATATTTCAAGGCACTTGGGCACTAGAGCAGCTTTGGCTTTTCTGGGTTGCGCCTATCGTTGGAGCTATCATCGGAGCTATCATTTATAGGATTTTAGGCTGCACATGCGGCTGCAAAAGCGCAAAATAA
- a CDS encoding efflux transporter outer membrane subunit produces the protein MKNKAFILITAAFLAGCSFRPDMPNVDTNFTSTYTFETSDIRDLWWKEFKDENLNILVESALEKNTNLRIAYLNLEKAKASLGVAEASLLPGVNLNVSYTKAKTSGETYTGQPQTRYRSSSINLGLNYEIDLWGRVRNSVLAANENLNASKFDYDSARLSLSSSVAKSYFALVSLNMQEAVLKETLKTYEDTLALRKTQLDLGGINEMTYLQSKAEVERAKTSLTSVLNSKSQALTSLAILTGKSNDEILKGAVASAQNLPSSPEIKAGISSDVLLRRSDVAKALADLKATNALVGVAKADYFPTISLTGLLGFTSIDFENIFVGNANTWNIGGSLAQKIFDYGRTKNNVRVAETNEQIAAITYEATVRSALGEVRDALISRQNAKLSLDQVKNLLQSQQKIYSLAKDQYNAGYIGHLELLDAERNLLQAKLQDVSAKLDEVDSAVEVYRALGGGFKVDK, from the coding sequence ATGAAAAATAAGGCGTTTATACTTATAACAGCGGCGTTTTTGGCTGGTTGCTCGTTTCGCCCAGATATGCCAAATGTGGATACAAATTTTACCTCAACATACACTTTCGAGACAAGCGATATAAGAGATCTTTGGTGGAAGGAATTTAAAGATGAAAATTTAAATATTCTTGTTGAAAGTGCGCTTGAGAAAAATACAAATTTACGCATTGCCTATTTAAATTTAGAGAAGGCAAAGGCGAGCCTTGGCGTTGCTGAGGCTAGCTTGCTCCCTGGGGTAAATTTAAATGTAAGTTATACCAAAGCAAAAACCAGCGGTGAAACTTACACTGGGCAGCCTCAAACACGCTATAGAAGCTCTAGCATAAATTTAGGGCTAAACTATGAGATAGATCTTTGGGGTAGAGTAAGAAATAGCGTGCTTGCAGCTAATGAAAATTTAAATGCGAGCAAATTTGACTATGATAGCGCCAGACTAAGCCTTAGCTCAAGTGTGGCAAAAAGCTACTTTGCTCTAGTGTCACTAAACATGCAAGAAGCGGTGCTAAAAGAGACACTAAAAACCTATGAGGACACGCTGGCACTTCGAAAGACGCAGCTTGATCTTGGTGGCATAAATGAGATGACCTATCTACAAAGCAAAGCTGAGGTTGAAAGGGCAAAAACTAGCCTAACTTCAGTGCTAAACTCAAAGTCGCAAGCGCTTACTTCGCTAGCCATCCTAACTGGCAAGAGCAATGATGAAATTTTAAAAGGAGCCGTTGCTAGTGCGCAAAATTTACCAAGCTCACCTGAGATAAAGGCTGGCATCAGCTCAGATGTTTTGCTTAGAAGAAGTGACGTGGCAAAGGCACTAGCAGATCTAAAAGCTACAAATGCCCTTGTGGGCGTAGCAAAGGCTGATTATTTTCCTACAATCTCACTTACTGGACTTTTGGGCTTTACAAGTATTGATTTTGAAAATATATTTGTAGGAAATGCCAATACTTGGAATATAGGTGGCTCTTTAGCGCAAAAAATATTTGACTACGGCAGGACAAAAAATAATGTCCGCGTTGCTGAGACAAACGAGCAAATCGCAGCTATCACTTACGAAGCAACTGTTAGATCGGCCCTTGGAGAGGTTAGAGATGCCCTTATCTCAAGGCAAAACGCAAAGCTCTCTTTGGATCAGGTAAAAAATTTGCTACAATCTCAGCAAAAAATTTATTCGCTTGCTAAAGATCAGTATAACGCTGGCTATATCGGTCACTTAGAGCTTCTCGATGCGGAGAGAAATTTGCTTCAAGCAAAGCTTCAAGATGTCTCTGCAAAGCTTGACGAGGTAGATAGCGCAGTCGAAGTTTATAGAGCACTTGGCGGCGGATTTAAGGTAGATAAATAA
- a CDS encoding efflux RND transporter permease subunit, with translation MFSRFFINRPIFATVISIIIVIAGFMGIKGLPIEEYPSLTPPEVSVSASYSGADAQTIADSVASAIEDQINGVENMLYMQSTSSSAGTMNISVYFKIGSSSKQATIDVNNRVQAALSRLPQEVQNMGVTVRERSGSILQVVGFSNPNMDLVELYNYVNLNIADEIKRVNGIGDTALIGSKEYSMRIWLKPDRLSQFKLTPSDVISQVRIQNSQYAAGKIGEQPSKGENPYVYSVVSEGRFKDPKQFGEILIKSEDGTVVKLKEVATVELGAASYASEAMLNGKPAVPLLLFLQNDANALATAEAVKAKLEELKKTYPVGLEHTIAYNPTEFITVSIDEVIKTFIEAMVLVLIVMYFFLKSFRATIIPMLAVPVSIIGTFGGLYVMGFSINLITLFALILAIGIVVDDAIIVIENVERILHEDKDISVKNATFKAMEEVQTPVISIVLVLCAVFVPVSFMEGFVGVIQKQFALTLVVSVCISGFVALTLTPALCAVMLKRQESKPFWIVQKFNDFFDFSTKIFTAGVAKILKHVFISFIVIGIMGFATYGLFQKVPKGLVPSEDKGALMVITSLPPSTNMLKTKDELASISGAILSNPNVEFSMGFAGYDMLAGSLRENSAVSFIKLKDWSERKGAADSADALAGQFNGMLWGSKNSMTFVVNLPPIMGLSMTGGFEMYLQNKSGKSYNEIEADARKVTAAANARPELTGVRTTLETNYRQFKITVDKEKARLFGVSESEIFSTIAASFGSYYINDFNLAGKSYRVYARASDNFRNNPEDLRKIFVRSKDGGMVPLNSVATLTRSIGPDIVDRFNLFPAAMIMGDPKPGYTSGDAIRAIQEVVNDTLSSDEYAISWAGTAYQEVNSQGTGTTAFIFGMIFVFLILAAQYERWLIPLAVITAVPFAVFGSLLAVWLRGLTNDIYFEIGLLLLIGLAAKNAILIVEFAMQERESGKSIFESAVNAAKLRFRPIVMTSIAFTLGVFPMAISTGAGAASRHSLGTGVVGGMIASTTIAIFFVPMFYYLLENLNEKYWKKGAKKDEK, from the coding sequence ATGTTTTCAAGATTTTTCATAAACCGCCCGATATTTGCAACTGTTATATCTATCATCATAGTTATAGCAGGTTTTATGGGTATCAAGGGGCTTCCAATAGAGGAGTATCCAAGTCTTACTCCGCCTGAAGTATCAGTAAGTGCGTCATATAGCGGTGCTGATGCACAGACTATCGCTGACTCAGTCGCAAGTGCGATCGAAGATCAGATAAACGGCGTTGAAAATATGCTTTATATGCAAAGCACCTCAAGCTCTGCAGGTACTATGAATATAAGTGTATATTTTAAGATCGGCTCATCATCAAAACAAGCTACGATCGATGTAAATAACCGCGTGCAAGCTGCCCTTTCAAGACTGCCTCAAGAGGTGCAAAACATGGGTGTAACGGTGCGCGAAAGAAGTGGCTCGATCCTTCAAGTAGTTGGCTTTTCAAACCCAAATATGGACCTAGTGGAGCTATATAACTATGTAAATTTAAACATCGCCGACGAGATCAAAAGAGTAAATGGCATCGGCGATACAGCGCTCATTGGCAGCAAAGAGTACTCAATGAGAATTTGGCTAAAGCCAGACAGACTATCTCAGTTTAAACTAACTCCAAGCGACGTCATCTCTCAAGTAAGAATTCAAAACTCACAATACGCCGCTGGCAAGATCGGCGAGCAGCCATCAAAGGGTGAAAATCCTTATGTTTATTCTGTAGTTTCTGAGGGACGTTTTAAAGATCCAAAGCAGTTTGGTGAAATTTTGATAAAAAGTGAAGACGGCACAGTTGTCAAGCTAAAAGAGGTCGCCACAGTCGAGCTCGGAGCTGCTAGCTACGCATCTGAAGCTATGCTAAATGGCAAGCCAGCAGTGCCACTTTTGCTATTTTTGCAAAACGACGCAAACGCTCTAGCAACGGCTGAAGCGGTCAAAGCAAAGCTTGAAGAGCTAAAGAAAACCTACCCAGTTGGCCTAGAGCACACGATAGCCTACAATCCAACTGAATTTATCACCGTCTCAATAGACGAAGTCATAAAAACTTTTATCGAGGCGATGGTGCTAGTTCTTATCGTAATGTACTTCTTCTTAAAGAGCTTTAGAGCTACCATCATACCAATGCTCGCCGTGCCAGTCTCTATCATAGGCACATTTGGCGGGCTTTATGTGATGGGCTTTAGTATAAATTTGATCACACTTTTTGCCCTGATCCTAGCCATCGGTATCGTCGTGGATGACGCGATCATCGTTATAGAAAACGTTGAGAGAATTTTACATGAAGATAAAGATATAAGCGTAAAAAACGCGACATTTAAGGCGATGGAGGAGGTACAAACCCCAGTTATCTCTATCGTGCTCGTGCTTTGTGCGGTTTTCGTGCCGGTATCTTTTATGGAGGGCTTTGTAGGCGTTATACAAAAGCAGTTTGCGCTAACACTTGTCGTCTCTGTTTGTATCTCTGGCTTTGTTGCTCTTACTCTTACGCCAGCACTTTGCGCGGTTATGCTTAAAAGGCAAGAGAGCAAGCCATTTTGGATAGTTCAGAAATTTAACGACTTTTTTGACTTTAGCACTAAAATTTTCACAGCAGGCGTGGCAAAAATTTTAAAACATGTATTTATTAGCTTTATTGTCATTGGTATCATGGGATTTGCAACGTATGGGCTATTTCAGAAAGTGCCAAAAGGACTTGTGCCTTCAGAGGACAAGGGCGCTTTGATGGTTATCACCTCGCTTCCACCTTCTACAAATATGCTAAAGACAAAAGATGAGCTAGCCTCTATCAGCGGTGCTATTTTGAGTAATCCAAATGTTGAATTTAGCATGGGTTTTGCAGGATACGATATGCTAGCTGGCTCACTTAGAGAAAACTCAGCCGTTAGCTTTATTAAACTAAAAGACTGGAGCGAGAGAAAAGGCGCTGCAGATAGCGCAGATGCTTTGGCTGGGCAGTTTAACGGCATGCTTTGGGGCTCTAAAAACTCAATGACCTTTGTTGTAAATTTACCTCCTATCATGGGTCTATCAATGACTGGCGGCTTTGAGATGTATCTACAAAATAAGAGCGGCAAGAGCTACAACGAGATAGAAGCGGATGCTAGAAAGGTAACTGCAGCTGCAAACGCAAGACCTGAGCTAACTGGCGTAAGAACGACGCTTGAGACAAACTATCGCCAGTTTAAGATAACGGTTGATAAAGAAAAGGCAAGGCTATTTGGCGTAAGCGAGAGCGAAATTTTTAGCACGATAGCAGCTAGCTTTGGCTCTTACTACATAAACGACTTCAACCTTGCGGGTAAATCATACCGCGTATATGCAAGGGCAAGCGATAACTTTAGAAACAACCCCGAGGATCTAAGAAAAATTTTCGTCCGCTCAAAAGATGGCGGCATGGTGCCACTAAATTCAGTAGCAACGCTTACAAGATCGATCGGACCTGATATCGTTGATAGATTTAACCTCTTTCCAGCGGCTATGATCATGGGCGATCCAAAACCTGGCTACACATCAGGTGATGCGATAAGGGCGATCCAAGAGGTCGTAAATGACACGCTAAGTAGCGATGAGTACGCTATAAGCTGGGCAGGAACGGCATATCAAGAGGTAAATTCTCAAGGAACAGGCACAACTGCCTTTATCTTTGGTATGATCTTTGTCTTCCTAATCCTTGCCGCTCAGTACGAGAGGTGGCTCATCCCACTTGCTGTTATCACAGCCGTGCCGTTTGCGGTATTTGGCTCGTTGCTAGCAGTTTGGTTAAGAGGGCTAACAAACGATATCTACTTTGAGATCGGACTCTTGCTACTCATCGGCCTAGCGGCCAAAAACGCCATTTTGATCGTAGAATTTGCTATGCAAGAGCGCGAGAGTGGAAAGAGCATATTTGAATCAGCTGTAAATGCGGCCAAACTTCGCTTTAGACCTATCGTAATGACCTCGATCGCATTTACTCTAGGCGTTTTCCCAATGGCTATAAGCACGGGTGCTGGCGCTGCATCTCGTCACTCACTAGGAACTGGCGTAGTTGGCGGCATGATCGCTTCTACTACGATAGCGATATTTTTCGTGCCTATGTTTTACTATTTGCTTGAAAATTTAAATGAAAAATACTGGAAAAAGGGAGCAAAAAAAGATGAAAAATAA
- a CDS encoding efflux RND transporter periplasmic adaptor subunit, whose product MLKFKSFLVLSAAVFLLSGCFESGDKKAAAGQQMPTSHVDIFVAQKADVPISFDYTATVTSNQDVIIYPKVGGTIIKQFFKPGDKVKAGEKLFLIDPEKYQASYDSLDAAVGVANANLKNAETEFKRISALYKKNAVSQKDYDAAVADYDIANANLVSAKANLKSAKIDLGYTSIVAPFDGVVGDNKVDVGSLVVASQTQLVRLTKINPIEADFYIADVDNLSRKANLDSGAWQQLNSEAVLNLNNEDFTGKVTFIDNVVNTATGSVLAKASFDNSEGKILPGAFGHIKMSGFVQKNVFNIPQVALQQSATNTYVLVVKDGKVGQKNVKTSYQTKDMIVVTEGLEEGDKIIVSNFLKIGVGAPVETDKDLSAEFINGKDANATSSK is encoded by the coding sequence ATGTTGAAATTTAAAAGTTTTCTTGTGCTTTCAGCTGCCGTTTTTTTGCTTTCTGGCTGCTTTGAAAGTGGCGACAAAAAGGCTGCTGCAGGTCAGCAAATGCCAACATCTCATGTTGATATATTTGTTGCACAAAAAGCGGATGTGCCTATTAGCTTTGACTACACAGCCACAGTTACTAGCAACCAAGATGTCATCATCTATCCAAAGGTTGGCGGCACGATCATAAAGCAGTTTTTTAAGCCTGGCGATAAGGTCAAGGCTGGAGAGAAGCTATTTCTCATAGATCCAGAGAAATATCAAGCCAGCTACGACTCACTTGACGCAGCCGTTGGCGTGGCAAATGCAAATTTAAAAAATGCCGAGACTGAGTTTAAAAGAATTTCTGCCCTTTATAAGAAAAATGCAGTCTCTCAAAAAGACTACGACGCAGCCGTTGCAGATTACGATATCGCAAATGCAAATTTAGTAAGCGCAAAAGCAAATTTAAAAAGTGCAAAAATAGATCTAGGCTACACAAGTATAGTAGCTCCATTTGACGGCGTAGTGGGCGATAATAAAGTCGATGTTGGCTCACTTGTAGTAGCAAGCCAAACCCAGCTTGTAAGACTAACTAAGATAAATCCGATCGAAGCTGACTTTTACATCGCAGACGTGGATAATCTAAGTAGAAAAGCAAATTTAGATAGTGGCGCTTGGCAGCAACTAAATAGCGAGGCTGTCTTAAATTTAAACAATGAAGATTTCACTGGCAAAGTGACATTTATAGATAATGTCGTAAATACCGCAACTGGTAGCGTTTTAGCAAAGGCTAGCTTTGATAATAGCGAGGGTAAAATTTTACCAGGTGCGTTTGGTCATATAAAGATGAGCGGATTTGTTCAAAAAAATGTCTTTAACATCCCGCAAGTCGCCCTTCAGCAAAGCGCTACAAACACTTATGTTTTGGTCGTAAAAGATGGCAAAGTAGGCCAAAAAAATGTAAAAACTAGCTACCAAACAAAAGATATGATCGTTGTGACTGAGGGTCTTGAGGAGGGCGATAAGATAATAGTTAGTAACTTCCTTAAAATCGGAGTTGGCGCACCAGTTGAAACTGATAAAGACCTAAGTGCAGAATTTATAAACGGCAAAGATGCAAACGCTACAAGTAGCAAGTAA
- a CDS encoding TetR/AcrR family transcriptional regulator produces the protein MAISEKGKKRYELIVKTALELFLKNGYEKTSLSDIVAISGGSLASIYTFFESKEGLFQAIIEQEIDALIKEIDEKIDLKISHSLEEFLTKFATIIFSIVCTKKNISLGRIMMSEGSKNGGKLGRAFLDQILNRIDLVLINFFERDEVKSQLNPKFPAKFITKCFIQSVIGLCYFDSLMLNEEPKLSKKEREEHVALYVELFLNGIVKS, from the coding sequence ATGGCGATATCAGAAAAAGGCAAAAAACGATACGAGCTCATCGTAAAAACAGCGCTTGAGCTATTTTTAAAAAATGGCTACGAAAAGACGAGCCTTAGCGATATCGTGGCGATAAGTGGCGGCTCGCTTGCTAGCATTTATACATTTTTTGAGAGCAAAGAGGGGCTTTTTCAAGCGATCATCGAGCAAGAGATAGACGCTCTTATAAAAGAGATCGATGAGAAGATAGATCTTAAAATTTCTCACAGCTTGGAGGAGTTTTTAACCAAATTTGCAACCATCATCTTCTCCATCGTCTGCACCAAGAAAAATATCTCACTTGGCAGGATAATGATGAGTGAGGGTTCTAAAAATGGCGGCAAGCTTGGCAGGGCATTTTTGGATCAAATTTTAAATAGGATCGACCTTGTGCTTATAAATTTCTTTGAAAGAGATGAGGTAAAATCACAGCTAAATCCAAAATTTCCAGCCAAATTTATCACAAAGTGTTTTATACAAAGTGTGATCGGGCTTTGCTACTTTGATTCGCTTATGTTGAACGAAGAGCCAAAACTAAGCAAAAAAGAGCGTGAAGAGCACGTTGCTTTGTACGTGGAGCTATTTTTAAATGGCATTGTTAAAAGTTGA
- the ccoG gene encoding cytochrome c oxidase accessory protein CcoG gives MSKDIHLSYAKRRYIFFACITLFVFILPFIRINDAQLFLLSFDKSRVDLFFTKFDMQELYLMPFLFITLFLSIFFLTTLAGRVWCGWSCPQTIFRAVFRDLLQTKILKIRKNIQNKQNEPQGQILKRAIAVGIWCVLALIIAANFMWFFVPPFEFLAYISDPAEHKILLAFWLSIAAWLVYDVVILKENFCVYVCPYARVQSVMFDSDTIQVIYNQKRGGVIYDGKEKFKKPKEEGALCTGCEACVRICPTHIDIRKGMQLECINCLECSDACAKVMGHFNESSLIEWRSINSQNENKKVKIFRFRTVAYLVILCVVLVAAALMSGKKESMLLNINRTSELYKVLDQGEVENSYVFLVQNTQSKDHKFYFEIDDKSIEISRPNKPFTLKAGAKQKVIVTLKSKNENTSEKDLLKHISIKAYATDEPTISVQRASTFIYPKR, from the coding sequence ATGTCAAAGGATATTCATCTTAGCTACGCCAAGAGGCGTTATATTTTTTTTGCCTGTATCACGTTATTTGTATTTATTTTGCCATTTATTAGGATAAATGACGCGCAGCTATTTTTGCTAAGTTTTGATAAGAGCAGAGTTGATCTATTTTTTACAAAATTTGATATGCAAGAGCTATATTTGATGCCATTTTTGTTTATCACTTTATTTTTAAGCATATTTTTCTTAACGACGCTTGCAGGGCGTGTCTGGTGCGGTTGGAGCTGTCCGCAGACCATTTTTAGAGCGGTCTTTCGTGACCTTTTGCAGACTAAAATTTTAAAGATCAGAAAAAATATCCAAAACAAACAAAACGAGCCGCAAGGTCAAATTTTAAAACGTGCAATAGCTGTTGGAATTTGGTGCGTTTTAGCACTCATAATAGCTGCAAATTTTATGTGGTTTTTTGTGCCGCCATTTGAGTTTTTAGCCTATATAAGTGACCCCGCGGAGCATAAAATTTTACTTGCATTTTGGCTTAGCATCGCTGCTTGGCTAGTCTATGACGTGGTCATTTTAAAAGAGAATTTCTGCGTCTATGTCTGCCCGTATGCGAGGGTGCAGTCAGTTATGTTTGATAGCGACACGATACAAGTTATCTATAATCAAAAACGAGGTGGCGTCATATATGATGGCAAAGAGAAATTTAAAAAGCCAAAAGAAGAAGGCGCGCTTTGTACTGGGTGCGAGGCCTGCGTGAGGATATGTCCGACGCATATAGATATAAGAAAGGGCATGCAGCTTGAGTGCATAAACTGCCTTGAGTGCAGTGACGCATGCGCTAAAGTGATGGGGCATTTTAACGAGAGCTCGCTTATAGAGTGGAGAAGCATAAATTCTCAAAATGAAAATAAAAAGGTGAAAATTTTTAGATTTAGAACGGTTGCTTATCTTGTCATTTTGTGCGTAGTTTTGGTAGCTGCGGCGCTGATGAGTGGTAAAAAAGAGAGCATGCTTTTAAATATAAATAGAACAAGCGAGCTTTACAAGGTTTTAGATCAAGGTGAGGTTGAAAATTCTTACGTATTTTTAGTGCAAAATACCCAAAGCAAGGATCATAAATTTTACTTTGAGATAGATGATAAAAGCATAGAAATTTCTCGTCCAAATAAGCCATTTACGCTAAAAGCTGGCGCAAAACAAAAGGTCATCGTCACGCTAAAATCAAAAAATGAAAACACAAGCGAAAAAGATCTTTTAAAACATATAAGTATAAAAGCTTACGCCACTGACGAGCCAACTATCAGCGTGCAAAGGGCTAGCACCTTTATCTATCCTAAAAGATGA
- the rpsU gene encoding 30S ribosomal protein S21 — translation MPGIKVHPNESFDEGYRKFKKQTDRNLVVTEARARRFFEPKTEIRKKQKIAARKKMLKRLYMLRRYESRL, via the coding sequence TTGCCTGGTATTAAGGTACATCCTAACGAGTCATTTGACGAGGGTTACAGAAAGTTTAAAAAACAAACTGACCGTAATTTAGTCGTTACTGAAGCAAGAGCTAGACGCTTCTTTGAGCCTAAAACTGAGATCCGCAAGAAACAAAAAATTGCAGCTCGCAAGAAAATGCTTAAACGTCTTTATATGCTTAGACGCTACGAGTCAAGACTCTAA
- a CDS encoding DNA-binding protein: MQKLAVNEAAEILGITKEAVYNRIRRGSLKTVIENGTKFVILDEEPSSEKPAKTASKSTKTKSQNDEFVSYLLNELNELKSLNLNLQADKDRLFKEKEQMLIERKNEILQIYKDRDEKLMQFLNAMQRPLLAPKNESAASEVAIDAQIEDESKWINLSEYLKELNLKPKATKKISEKIIKAIHHSKFIKFKRGVILVRRHKNLKELIGEI, encoded by the coding sequence ATGCAAAAGCTAGCTGTAAATGAAGCTGCAGAAATTTTAGGCATAACAAAAGAAGCAGTCTATAATAGAATCCGCCGAGGCTCGTTAAAAACGGTCATTGAAAATGGCACTAAATTTGTCATCCTTGACGAGGAGCCAAGTAGCGAAAAACCCGCAAAAACCGCTTCAAAAAGCACAAAAACTAAATCCCAAAACGACGAGTTTGTAAGCTATTTGCTAAATGAGCTAAATGAGCTTAAGAGCCTAAATTTAAATTTGCAAGCCGACAAAGATAGGCTTTTTAAAGAAAAAGAGCAGATGCTCATTGAGCGCAAAAATGAAATTTTGCAAATTTACAAGGATAGAGACGAGAAGCTCATGCAGTTTCTAAACGCCATGCAAAGGCCGCTTTTAGCACCTAAAAACGAAAGTGCCGCAAGCGAAGTGGCGATAGATGCGCAGATAGAGGATGAGTCAAAATGGATAAATTTAAGCGAATATCTAAAGGAGTTAAATTTAAAGCCAAAAGCGACAAAAAAGATCAGTGAAAAGATAATAAAAGCGATACATCACTCCAAATTTATCAAATTTAAACGCGGCGTGATACTTGTTAGAAGACATAAAAATTTAAAAGAGTTGATAGGAGAGATATGA
- a CDS encoding UPF0323 family lipoprotein, which produces MKHIKKIATYAAVGGFGAIIMAGLAGCGSDDGGNENALNEVAQKNGAFVIIEESAPGVYKILEEYPSTETRVVLKDMNGTERVLSKDEIDKLLAQANAKIDNNTSNLTRTSDAQLSSGGLSLGETILASAAGAILGSWIGSKLFGNQNFQANRQSTYKNPSAYTRSVDSFNKQKAANSAARSSGGKSGFFGGGSKSGSSSSSFGG; this is translated from the coding sequence ATGAAACACATTAAAAAGATAGCAACTTATGCTGCGGTTGGGGGATTTGGTGCCATTATCATGGCTGGACTTGCTGGTTGTGGGAGCGACGATGGCGGTAACGAAAACGCACTAAACGAAGTTGCGCAAAAAAACGGTGCCTTTGTCATCATCGAAGAGAGCGCACCTGGCGTTTATAAAATTTTAGAAGAGTATCCAAGCACTGAAACGAGGGTCGTTTTAAAAGATATGAACGGTACTGAGCGCGTGCTAAGCAAAGATGAGATCGATAAACTTCTAGCTCAAGCAAACGCAAAGATCGACAATAACACTTCAAATTTGACAAGAACGAGCGATGCACAGCTAAGTAGCGGCGGGCTAAGCCTTGGCGAGACTATCCTTGCTTCAGCAGCTGGCGCGATACTTGGTAGCTGGATAGGCAGTAAGCTCTTTGGTAACCAAAATTTCCAAGCAAATCGCCAAAGCACATATAAAAATCCAAGTGCTTACACAAGAAGCGTCGATAGCTTTAACAAGCAAAAAGCGGCAAATTCTGCTGCAAGAAGCAGCGGCGGTAAGAGTGGATTTTTTGGTGGTGGCTCAAAGTCAGGCTCTAGCTCATCAAGCTTTGGAGGCTGA